A region from the Lolium perenne isolate Kyuss_39 chromosome 4, Kyuss_2.0, whole genome shotgun sequence genome encodes:
- the LOC127297617 gene encoding uncharacterized protein isoform X1, which translates to MSPRKRWEAPRDELRGRPFSTSSAPTPRTPRTMSTPGERPCMHASPSMTPEAPPLRAVPLESPKPDRSAQAGLRSTTPLPPRLRPPPCTPSQSSPSRHLLSTLTRPLPSLPGTHGKSAAITVPSVPTTWCSPWPPWTSASSHADHAVGGDRGEAPLLLCAVALASLPDPRMRVLSERKERIMVRTSKRKEEQMVREDEVQGQIANQA; encoded by the exons ATGTCGCCGA GGAAACGCTGGGAGGCCCCGCGTGACGAGCTCCGCGGCCGGCCGTTCTCGACTTCGTCCGCACCTACGCCGCGCACGCCACGGACCATGTCGACGCCTGGAGAACGTCCCTGCATGCACGCGTCGCCTTCCATGACGCCTGAGGCTCCGCCGCTCCGTGCCGTCCCTCTGGAGTCGCCCAAGCCCGACCGAAGCGCCCAGGCAGGCCTCCGCTCGACCACGCCGTTGCCGCCACGTCTCCGCCCTCCCCCTTGCACTCCCTCTCAGTCCTCTCCGTCTCGGCACCTTCTCAGTACCCTAACACGGCCCTTACCTTCTCTTCCAGGAACCCACGGGAAGTCCGCCGCCATCACGGTTCCGTCGGTCCCGACGACATGGTGCTCGCCATGGCCCCCGTGGACTTCCGCGAGCTCGCATGCAGACCACGCCGTCGGAGGAGACCGCGGCGAAGCTCCTCTGCTCCTTTGCGCCGTCGCCCTAGCCTCCCTGCCTGACCCTCG AATGCGAGTACTATCGGAAAGGAAGGAGAGGATCATGGTGAGGACTTCGAAGAGGAAGGAAGAGCAGATGGTTCGTGAagatgaagtccagggacaaatagccaaccaag cttag
- the LOC127297617 gene encoding uncharacterized protein isoform X2: MSPRKRWEAPRDELRGRPFSTSSAPTPRTPRTMSTPGERPCMHASPSMTPEAPPLRAVPLESPKPDRSAQAGLRSTTPLPPRTHGKSAAITVPSVPTTWCSPWPPWTSASSHADHAVGGDRGEAPLLLCAVALASLPDPRMRVLSERKERIMVRTSKRKEEQMVREDEVQGQIANQDLVEFDR, translated from the exons ATGTCGCCGA GGAAACGCTGGGAGGCCCCGCGTGACGAGCTCCGCGGCCGGCCGTTCTCGACTTCGTCCGCACCTACGCCGCGCACGCCACGGACCATGTCGACGCCTGGAGAACGTCCCTGCATGCACGCGTCGCCTTCCATGACGCCTGAGGCTCCGCCGCTCCGTGCCGTCCCTCTGGAGTCGCCCAAGCCCGACCGAAGCGCCCAGGCAGGCCTCCGCTCGACCACGCCGTTGCCGCCAC GAACCCACGGGAAGTCCGCCGCCATCACGGTTCCGTCGGTCCCGACGACATGGTGCTCGCCATGGCCCCCGTGGACTTCCGCGAGCTCGCATGCAGACCACGCCGTCGGAGGAGACCGCGGCGAAGCTCCTCTGCTCCTTTGCGCCGTCGCCCTAGCCTCCCTGCCTGACCCTCG AATGCGAGTACTATCGGAAAGGAAGGAGAGGATCATGGTGAGGACTTCGAAGAGGAAGGAAGAGCAGATGGTTCGTGAagatgaagtccagggacaaatagccaaccaag acttggtggaattcgacagatga